In the Dictyostelium discoideum AX4 chromosome 6 chromosome, whole genome shotgun sequence genome, tttttacaCTTTGACAATATTTAcacatttaattttagccaataatttatttatttatttttttttttaattcttttttacaatttttaaatttttattttattggttttataattttttcacTTAAAATATTATGAATAAAAATTTGATCAGGTGGatgactaaaaaaaaaaaaaaaattaaaaaattaatataataattataaatatttttaataaataaataaataaataaataatacaaactCTTTTTCACCTTCTTCAAAAGTATAAGAAGAAGCAACAGCTAATATATTACCATCAGTATTGAAAGACATTGAAGAGATTGAAGTTGGATAAGTTTTTAAAGCATGTAAACGTTTACGATTTGCACCATCCCAGAAGAAAACGTTTTTATCGCAACCACCAGTTGCAAAGGTGCCATAATGGGGATTGAAAGCGATACAATTTACAGGATAAACCACATCTACACCAGATTCGGTTAAACGATGACATTTGAAAGCGTATTTCTTTGATTGTACCGCAGGGGAAGGGTCGAAATATTCCATTGCAATACGACCCTCCACCGAGGCCAATGCATATCCTTTGCCATCTGTGAAAGTACGTATACATCTTGTTTGATATTTAATTGAGGATTCCCTCTTTTGTAAATGTGTTTCCATTTGACGAGTGTCATATATGGTTACATATTTATCTGCAGTGCCAATGACCAacatatttgaaattggacTGACATCCATTGTGAATATTTTCGACTGTAAGTCGTGATTGGATATCTCCATCTTGTCACTACGTATATCCCATAGTTTCAATTGTTGATCCCAACCACCTGTAAACAATTGTTGTGTATCGCTATTATAAACCACTGATCTTACACCATCCTCATGACTACCTACCTCTTTTTCAACACCTGCTACTGGATCATAATGTTTTACACTCCCAAAAACATCTCCTGAAAATACTTTATTCTTCTCTGGAAAACATCCATCCATCACTGGTCCTTTATGATTATATTGCCATTTTTGTACATTATTTTGTGTATCATAACATCTAACTgtctaaaatatttataataaatctaattaataaataaatataattaaaaataaaaataattaaaaataataataattaataattaataataataataataaaaatacttaCACTATCCCATGATGTTACTAATAAATTTACAGAGTTTGGGCAAAAGTTTACTGATGAAATACCATCAGAAGGTGGTAATCTTAATTCAtaaaatgatgatgttggTTCGTTTGACATTTATATTCTTTCTAAACgttttggtaatttaaaaaaaaaaaaaaaaaaaaaaaaattaaaaaaaaatgaaaatttaaaaaaaaaaaaaaaaaggaggcaatttttttatcttttttttattttttattttttattttatttttttcaatatctaaacaattatcaaaacaataaaattttataaacaattgtttgaaattaaaaatttaaaatagtttaCCTCATCCTGAGAATTCTTTCCTAAATTTGGTTTAtacttttataaaaaatctttaaaataaaaaaaaaataaaaaaaataaaaaaacaaaaatataaaattaaaaaattaagaaaaagaattgttTTTTCAGTTTTCAAAGTAATTGTTTTCTAAGTCaaaatctattaaaaaaggatatttttgaaaaaaaagaaaaaaaaaaaatatgagaCTTTTGTGAAAATAGATAAaggtaaaataaaattaattttatttttaaattttaaaaacaaattatttgtattttttaatttttatttttatacaatAAATTCTTCAAAGGTAGC is a window encoding:
- the bub3 gene encoding WD40 repeat-containing protein gives rise to the protein MSNEPTSSFYELRLPPSDGISSVNFCPNSVNLLVTSWDSTVRCYDTQNNVQKWQYNHKGPVMDGCFPEKNKVFSGDVFGSVKHYDPVAGVEKEVGSHEDGVRSVVYNSDTQQLFTGGWDQQLKLWDIRSDKMEISNHDLQSKIFTMDVSPISNMLVIGTADKYVTIYDTRQMETHLQKRESSIKYQTRCIRTFTDGKGYALASVEGRIAMEYFDPSPAVQSKKYAFKCHRLTESGVDVVYPVNCIAFNPHYGTFATGGCDKNVFFWDGANRKRLHALKTYPTSISSMSFNTDGNILAVASSYTFEEGEKDHPPDQIFIHNILSEKIIKPIK